One segment of Desulfovibrio sp. JC010 DNA contains the following:
- the fabG gene encoding 3-oxoacyl-ACP reductase FabG, which yields MSQIALITGASKGIGAAIALQLAEDGYDIWLNYRSDDEGAEKTAAAINEMGRTCTLLKFDVTDEDAVEAALSPLLQEEVPYIVVNNAGFARDSIMMMMSSDDWNKVLQVHLSGFFNVTKPVVSRMLRKRTGRIINIASTSGETGVAGQTNYSAAKAGLIGATRSLAVEVAKRNILVNAVTPGFIETDMVAELPVDQIKGQIPLKRLGTPEEVAGVVSFLCSDKASYITGQTIAVNGGIHT from the coding sequence ATGTCACAAATTGCTTTAATCACCGGGGCCAGCAAAGGCATCGGCGCAGCCATAGCCCTGCAACTGGCTGAAGACGGCTACGATATCTGGCTCAATTACCGCAGCGATGACGAGGGCGCGGAAAAAACAGCCGCAGCCATCAATGAGATGGGCCGCACCTGCACCCTGCTCAAGTTTGACGTTACAGATGAAGATGCAGTGGAAGCTGCTCTTTCCCCTCTCCTGCAGGAGGAGGTTCCCTACATCGTGGTTAACAACGCCGGATTCGCCCGCGATTCCATCATGATGATGATGTCTTCCGATGACTGGAACAAGGTGCTGCAGGTCCACCTGAGCGGATTCTTTAATGTAACCAAGCCTGTTGTTTCACGCATGCTGCGTAAACGGACCGGAAGGATCATCAACATCGCATCCACTTCCGGTGAAACAGGTGTGGCCGGACAGACAAACTATTCCGCCGCCAAAGCCGGACTCATCGGAGCCACCCGCTCTCTGGCCGTGGAAGTTGCCAAGCGCAACATTCTGGTCAACGCGGTTACCCCCGGCTTCATTGAAACAGACATGGTGGCCGAACTGCCCGTAGACCAGATCAAAGGCCAGATCCCCCTGAAACGGCTGGGCACCCCGGAAGAAGTAGCCGGAGTGGTTTCATTTCTCTGCTCCGACAAAGCATCTTATATCACCGGGCAGACCATCGCTGTAAACGGCGGAATTCATACCTAA
- a CDS encoding beta-ketoacyl synthase — protein MAITGIGAVSVLGSDLETIAEALKHKRSGIAVDEERIRLGFESPLTGVIKDFNAKKWLGRKQRKTMPDFAVQAYAAAKQALNQSGLGEDDLHNDESGLIFGCDSSCIAALDQVELLKERGETSLIGSGAVFRSMTSCVTMNLNTLFKTRGAAWTISSACSSGGHAVGQAMGLIAMGQQERIICGGAQEVNWQSMCSFDGLGAFSTRIDNPEQASRPFDKDRDGLVPSGGAAAIMLERYDLAEKRGAEILGTVSGYGFSSDGEHISVPGREGLARAGAKALQQAELSPADIDYICAHATATPAGDGAEAANIKTLFGPDLHKNSPRISSTKSMTGHELWMSGASQVVYTTLMNRYGFTAANINFSGGDDDTAGLNILTETDFRPPQKALLNSAGFGGTNSCLVLEF, from the coding sequence GTGGCTATCACAGGAATCGGAGCCGTATCGGTTCTGGGTTCGGATCTTGAAACCATTGCCGAAGCACTCAAACACAAACGTTCCGGCATTGCTGTTGATGAAGAACGGATCAGGCTCGGCTTTGAAAGCCCGCTGACCGGGGTCATCAAGGATTTCAATGCCAAAAAATGGCTGGGCCGCAAGCAGCGCAAAACCATGCCCGACTTCGCGGTACAGGCTTACGCGGCCGCAAAACAGGCCCTTAACCAATCCGGCCTTGGCGAAGATGATCTGCACAATGATGAAAGCGGACTGATTTTCGGCTGCGATTCAAGCTGCATTGCCGCCCTTGATCAGGTGGAGCTGCTCAAAGAACGGGGCGAAACCTCGCTCATCGGCAGCGGCGCGGTTTTCCGTTCCATGACCTCCTGTGTGACCATGAACCTGAACACCCTTTTCAAGACCCGCGGCGCAGCGTGGACCATCAGTTCGGCCTGTTCCAGCGGCGGACATGCCGTGGGTCAGGCCATGGGACTCATTGCCATGGGCCAGCAGGAGCGGATCATCTGCGGCGGGGCGCAGGAAGTGAACTGGCAGTCCATGTGCAGCTTTGACGGACTTGGGGCTTTCTCCACCCGAATCGACAACCCGGAGCAGGCCAGCCGCCCTTTTGATAAAGACCGCGACGGGCTGGTACCCAGCGGCGGGGCCGCTGCCATCATGCTTGAACGCTACGATCTGGCCGAAAAACGCGGAGCGGAAATCCTGGGCACGGTCAGCGGATACGGGTTTTCATCGGACGGCGAACATATTTCAGTTCCCGGACGTGAAGGTCTGGCACGGGCCGGGGCCAAAGCACTTCAGCAAGCCGAATTATCCCCGGCAGATATCGATTATATCTGCGCCCACGCCACCGCCACCCCGGCAGGGGACGGAGCGGAAGCCGCCAACATCAAGACCCTTTTCGGCCCGGACCTGCACAAAAACAGTCCGCGCATATCCTCCACAAAATCCATGACCGGACACGAACTGTGGATGTCCGGGGCCAGTCAGGTGGTCTACACCACGCTCATGAACCGCTACGGATTCACTGCAGCGAACATTAATTTCAGCGGGGGCGATGACGATACGGCAGGGCTGAACATCCTCACTGAAACCGACTTTCGCCCACCGCAAAAGGCACTGCTCAACTCCGCAGGTTTCGGCGGCACAAACTCCTGCCTTGTGCTTGAATTCTGA
- a CDS encoding NAD(P)/FAD-dependent oxidoreductase, with protein MTAYDHIVVGAGISGMTSALLLAKQGYKVALLEAFPLPGPTVRGFNRKGVHFETGVHLIGGLGDKDPLDTYFKHLGISDDLIKIPFDKDGCDCFHFEKQKKRICLPHGYERVRRTLHREFPAETEAIDKYLDQIRTIFESSSFLNFKLDFNLESAAHDDNGSLKDYLDSITDNQELKDLLCCHTLLYGTPPRQAMLTTHALVAGSYFRSSHTVESGGKTLVDAYQKQLKKHGVDVFCEKKAVRINHDEDKNFKSLLLDNGTELKGRICIWSAHPAAMLRCVEDGAFRPVYKRRINELQETVSALILFGIAENPVEELQGRNIYLWPESDYEKVLSGETAMAENAIFLSAGQTLDSDGKQSVTAIMPYSFTEFSKWKDSSLKNRPQDYLDFKAAVMAEFEKQVFKRCPELLGKVEFIDAATPLTLRDYCQSPFGSMYGAAHTVSQYNPLPATKIKGLLLAGQSIIAPGVMGAVVSAYLTCGFICGHEKIHEELQCIYNA; from the coding sequence ATGACTGCATACGATCACATAGTTGTGGGTGCCGGGATTTCCGGCATGACCTCGGCCCTGCTGCTGGCCAAGCAGGGATACAAAGTAGCACTGCTGGAAGCTTTTCCCCTGCCCGGTCCCACGGTGCGCGGGTTCAACAGGAAAGGCGTCCATTTTGAAACCGGAGTCCATCTCATCGGCGGACTTGGTGACAAAGATCCGCTGGATACATATTTCAAACATCTGGGTATCAGCGATGATCTGATCAAAATACCTTTCGATAAAGACGGCTGCGACTGCTTCCATTTTGAAAAGCAAAAAAAACGAATCTGCCTGCCCCACGGCTATGAACGGGTCCGCCGGACACTGCACCGTGAATTTCCGGCTGAAACAGAAGCCATCGACAAATATCTTGATCAAATCAGAACCATCTTTGAATCATCGTCCTTCCTGAATTTCAAGCTGGATTTCAATCTGGAATCCGCCGCCCATGACGACAACGGATCGCTGAAAGATTACCTTGATTCCATCACTGACAATCAGGAATTAAAAGATCTGCTCTGCTGCCACACCCTGCTCTACGGCACCCCGCCCCGGCAGGCCATGCTGACCACCCACGCCCTTGTGGCCGGATCATATTTCCGTTCTTCACATACTGTTGAAAGCGGCGGCAAAACACTTGTTGATGCCTACCAGAAGCAGCTGAAAAAACACGGGGTGGATGTTTTCTGCGAAAAGAAAGCAGTGCGCATCAACCATGATGAAGATAAAAATTTCAAATCCCTGCTGCTGGATAACGGAACGGAGTTAAAAGGCAGAATCTGCATCTGGTCCGCCCATCCTGCGGCCATGCTCCGCTGTGTGGAAGACGGAGCTTTCCGTCCGGTATACAAACGCAGAATCAACGAACTGCAGGAAACAGTCTCCGCGCTGATCCTTTTCGGCATTGCCGAAAATCCGGTTGAAGAACTGCAGGGGCGCAACATCTACCTCTGGCCGGAATCAGATTACGAAAAGGTCTTATCCGGAGAAACCGCAATGGCCGAAAACGCAATATTCCTTTCCGCCGGACAGACTCTCGACAGTGACGGGAAACAGAGCGTAACCGCCATCATGCCCTACAGTTTTACAGAATTCAGCAAGTGGAAGGATTCAAGCCTGAAGAACAGACCGCAGGATTATCTGGATTTTAAAGCTGCAGTCATGGCTGAATTTGAAAAACAGGTATTTAAACGCTGCCCGGAACTGCTCGGAAAAGTAGAATTTATTGACGCAGCCACCCCGCTGACCCTGCGCGATTACTGCCAGTCCCCATTCGGCAGCATGTACGGGGCCGCGCACACTGTTTCGCAATACAATCCCCTTCCGGCCACCAAGATCAAAGGGCTGCTGCTGGCCGGGCAATCCATCATCGCACCGGGGGTAATGGGCGCGGTGGTATCAGCTTATCTGACCTGCGGCTTCATCTGCGGACACGAAAAAATCCACGAGGAACTTCAATGCATTTACAACGCGTAG
- a CDS encoding beta-ketoacyl synthase: protein MHLQRVVITGMGAISPLGSGVKKLWNGLVAGRSGISRMEELDAVKGLRPRIAGRVPEVNAKAIPRKARRTMSNLSIFAALAALEAIEQSGIDEATLSGGRTGLSVGSTTGSSQALEQFFKLYLPENSLEAIKSTEFFKIMNHSAAANLSQFLNISGRVIAASAACSTGCQNIGLAAEAVAAGKQDVMLCGGTDELHPLTVGTFDIIEAASTSGEDDPATASRPFDAERDGIVCSEGAGILLLESYEHATARGAEILAEISGFSSLCDSSNMASPSADAIALSMSEALKDAGISGTDIDYVNAHATGTLQGDASEAQAVADLLGGKPPVSSLKGHLGHTMAASGAIETIATIRMMQESTIIPTANLRNPAEECSVLNNALHLQKRPITYALKNNFALGGINTSLVLRRA, encoded by the coding sequence ATGCATTTACAACGCGTAGTCATTACCGGAATGGGGGCAATTTCCCCGCTGGGCAGCGGAGTGAAAAAACTCTGGAACGGACTTGTTGCCGGACGTTCAGGCATCAGCCGCATGGAAGAACTGGACGCGGTGAAAGGTCTACGTCCGCGTATTGCCGGGAGGGTCCCGGAAGTGAACGCCAAGGCCATCCCCCGCAAGGCCCGGCGGACCATGTCCAATCTTTCCATTTTCGCAGCTTTGGCCGCTCTGGAAGCCATTGAACAATCCGGGATTGATGAAGCTACGCTTAGCGGAGGGCGGACCGGGCTGTCCGTGGGCTCCACCACCGGTAGTTCGCAGGCTCTGGAACAATTCTTCAAGCTCTATCTGCCTGAGAATTCCCTTGAAGCCATCAAAAGCACCGAATTTTTCAAAATCATGAACCACAGCGCCGCCGCCAACCTCTCCCAGTTTTTAAACATCAGCGGGCGGGTAATCGCAGCCTCGGCGGCCTGTTCCACCGGATGCCAGAACATCGGACTGGCTGCGGAAGCCGTTGCCGCAGGAAAGCAGGATGTCATGCTCTGCGGGGGCACTGATGAACTGCACCCGCTGACCGTGGGTACTTTCGACATTATCGAAGCGGCCTCCACTTCCGGGGAAGATGATCCTGCAACCGCATCGCGGCCTTTTGACGCCGAAAGGGACGGCATTGTCTGCTCCGAAGGGGCCGGAATATTACTGCTGGAAAGCTATGAGCATGCCACAGCGCGCGGAGCTGAAATTCTGGCGGAGATCAGCGGTTTCTCCTCCCTGTGCGACAGCAGCAACATGGCTTCCCCCAGTGCGGATGCCATTGCCCTCAGCATGTCCGAAGCATTAAAAGATGCCGGAATATCAGGCACAGACATCGACTACGTCAACGCCCATGCCACCGGGACTTTGCAGGGCGATGCATCCGAAGCACAGGCCGTAGCCGATCTGCTGGGAGGCAAGCCCCCAGTAAGCAGTTTAAAAGGACATCTGGGCCACACCATGGCCGCCAGCGGCGCAATCGAGACCATTGCGACAATACGTATGATGCAGGAAAGTACAATTATTCCCACGGCTAACCTGCGCAACCCAGCTGAAGAATGTTCTGTTTTAAACAACGCCTTGCATTTGCAGAAAAGACCAATTACATATGCGCTGAAAAATAACTTCGCCCTTGGCGGTATCAATACATCGCTTGTATTGAGGAGAGCATAA
- a CDS encoding acyl carrier protein, translating into MTDEEIIKRINSALADEFELEMDELVPEAAFKDDLDLDSLDAVDMVIVLEQEFGIKIKKDEAFKSIRTLGDLHTFILAKKDEAA; encoded by the coding sequence ATGACAGATGAAGAAATAATTAAACGCATCAACTCCGCTCTGGCCGATGAATTCGAGCTGGAGATGGATGAGCTGGTTCCCGAAGCAGCCTTCAAGGACGACCTTGACCTCGACAGCCTCGACGCTGTGGACATGGTTATCGTTCTGGAGCAGGAATTCGGGATCAAAATCAAGAAGGATGAAGCTTTTAAATCCATCCGCACCCTCGGTGACCTGCACACTTTCATTCTCGCAAAAAAAGACGAAGCCGCTTAA
- a CDS encoding lysophospholipid acyltransferase family protein, whose protein sequence is MPTFVKLIWINAGIYLSIILWTLTGVVISPLCYLFFTRVLKWDKPETLRRMIWYYGWTSSKLLSLFADIKWPEQRELPSPCIIVANHESFFDPYLVSFQPQQNICMAVRNWPFRIPFYGFYMKLAGYINVETDDLDNIVKQARQAVDQKATLMFFPEGTRSKNGRLGRFHSGPFHLAMQTGLPVVPLCITGTYRMLPRGGMLIRPTKVRSKILEPIHPEHFRNKHNAHIELRRAVKSTMISCIREMNQEA, encoded by the coding sequence ATGCCCACGTTTGTAAAACTCATCTGGATCAACGCCGGAATATACCTGAGCATAATTCTCTGGACCCTGACCGGGGTAGTAATATCGCCGCTCTGTTACCTGTTTTTCACCCGTGTTTTGAAATGGGACAAACCGGAAACCCTGCGCAGGATGATCTGGTACTACGGCTGGACCAGTTCAAAACTGCTATCCCTGTTTGCAGACATCAAATGGCCGGAGCAGCGGGAGCTGCCTTCGCCGTGCATCATTGTCGCCAACCACGAATCATTTTTCGATCCCTACCTTGTTTCATTCCAGCCGCAGCAGAACATCTGCATGGCCGTGCGCAACTGGCCGTTCAGGATTCCATTTTACGGATTCTACATGAAACTTGCGGGCTACATAAACGTGGAAACAGACGATCTGGATAATATTGTCAAGCAGGCACGACAAGCAGTGGACCAAAAGGCCACGCTCATGTTCTTTCCCGAAGGGACCCGCAGCAAAAACGGCAGATTGGGACGATTCCATTCCGGCCCCTTCCACCTTGCCATGCAGACCGGACTTCCGGTGGTACCGCTTTGCATAACAGGAACCTACCGCATGCTGCCGCGCGGCGGGATGCTGATCCGCCCGACAAAAGTCCGCAGCAAAATTCTTGAACCCATTCATCCGGAACATTTCCGAAATAAGCATAACGCACATATTGAATTGCGTCGTGCGGTTAAAAGCACTATGATTTCCTGCATTCGCGAAATGAATCAGGAAGCGTAA
- a CDS encoding radical SAM/SPASM domain-containing protein — MNSNRCWGSPFTGAEIESALQNKQLLTAELELSRVCDLRCIYCYAASGEKLKNELDFDEITDAVNQCRDLGARKIIILGGGEPMLYPRIMDVIRYIHGLGLEMELFSNGTRITPEIATELYKLGVQPVVKFNSLDPNTQDLLAGKKNSHKAIREGLNNLLEAGYAAGNIPIGAQTIICRQNFTEIPEMWRWLRSRNIIPYFETITDQGRAKDHVELALSPEKIGGLFDELSRIDREEFGIDWEPKPPVAAFSCKRHFYSCTITTTGDVIPCPGVDISAGNLRTDPLHKIIDQSDVFNNLRNIRQTITGPCKSCDLNTECYGCRGMAHHLNGDYLSSDPLCWRN; from the coding sequence ATGAATTCCAACCGCTGCTGGGGCAGCCCCTTCACCGGGGCTGAAATTGAATCCGCATTGCAAAACAAACAGCTGCTCACCGCAGAACTGGAACTCAGCCGGGTCTGTGATCTGCGCTGTATTTACTGCTATGCCGCATCCGGTGAAAAGCTCAAAAACGAGCTGGACTTTGATGAGATTACCGACGCTGTAAACCAGTGCCGGGACCTCGGCGCGCGTAAAATCATCATCCTTGGCGGGGGGGAGCCTATGCTCTACCCCCGCATTATGGATGTCATCCGCTACATCCACGGACTCGGTCTGGAAATGGAACTTTTCAGCAACGGCACCCGCATCACCCCGGAGATCGCAACTGAATTATATAAACTCGGCGTGCAGCCGGTGGTAAAATTCAACAGCCTTGATCCGAATACACAGGACCTGCTGGCCGGAAAAAAAAATTCCCACAAAGCAATCCGCGAGGGACTAAACAACCTGCTGGAAGCCGGGTACGCCGCAGGAAATATTCCCATAGGCGCACAGACCATCATCTGCCGCCAGAATTTCACGGAAATTCCGGAGATGTGGCGTTGGCTGCGCAGCCGCAATATTATCCCCTATTTTGAAACCATCACTGATCAGGGACGGGCCAAAGACCATGTGGAGCTGGCCTTAAGCCCGGAAAAAATCGGGGGACTCTTTGACGAACTATCACGCATTGACCGTGAGGAATTCGGCATAGACTGGGAACCGAAACCGCCCGTGGCCGCATTTTCCTGTAAACGGCATTTTTATTCCTGCACCATCACCACCACCGGGGATGTGATTCCCTGTCCGGGAGTGGATATTTCCGCAGGCAACCTGCGCACCGACCCGCTGCATAAAATCATCGACCAGAGTGATGTGTTTAACAATCTGCGTAACATCCGCCAGACCATTACCGGACCGTGTAAAAGCTGCGATTTAAATACTGAATGCTACGGCTGCCGTGGCATGGCCCATCACCTGAACGGCGACTATCTTTCATCCGACCCGCTCTGCTGGCGCAACTAA
- a CDS encoding 3-hydroxylacyl-ACP dehydratase codes for MQLPMQAEKLLPHRGQMLLIDSILTADQESGTALADLSTESLALGPDGKVLEPFYIELVAQTYAAVCGYHLQTLGQPVPEGYLVGVQKFQIIPQPRYVRWQSSELLISVHTVGDFDGFAVVEGSVSREGNVLAEGKIKLFVPQDESMAELAAQLKSGETVSSWQL; via the coding sequence ATGCAACTTCCCATGCAGGCTGAAAAGCTGCTCCCCCACCGCGGGCAAATGTTACTTATCGACAGTATCCTCACTGCCGATCAGGAAAGCGGAACAGCACTGGCCGACCTTTCCACAGAATCACTTGCCCTTGGGCCGGACGGCAAGGTGCTGGAACCGTTTTACATTGAACTGGTGGCGCAGACTTACGCGGCTGTTTGCGGATACCATCTGCAAACACTGGGGCAGCCCGTACCGGAAGGCTATCTGGTGGGAGTACAAAAGTTTCAAATCATCCCCCAACCAAGATATGTCAGATGGCAGAGCAGTGAACTGCTGATCAGCGTACATACTGTGGGTGATTTTGACGGGTTCGCCGTTGTGGAAGGCAGTGTCAGCCGGGAAGGCAACGTTCTTGCCGAGGGAAAAATCAAGCTCTTCGTGCCGCAGGATGAATCCATGGCCGAACTGGCAGCGCAATTAAAATCCGGGGAAACCGTATCCTCATGGCAGCTTTAA
- a CDS encoding outer membrane lipoprotein carrier protein LolA, with protein MAALKQSILLAFLLLILSAGNVFADKQADFLKKLQAQSQSITTISSDFTQQSHIKLFADVMESKGRFFFARPENLRWEYTTPFVSGFLLKGQTGLKWDGTDKKASLFNTETSPEMAIISEQIMAWTTMNIPWLQSLYSIKVTKYSPAVMELTPKSGKTRQFLNLIRIYFAPEASHLKSIELHEPGGDYTKIIFSNVHLNQNLAQEIFLKE; from the coding sequence ATGGCAGCTTTAAAACAATCAATTCTGCTGGCATTCCTGCTGCTGATTCTCTCGGCGGGTAATGTTTTTGCTGACAAGCAAGCTGATTTTCTGAAAAAGCTGCAAGCCCAATCACAATCAATAACCACCATCAGCAGCGACTTCACCCAGCAAAGCCATATTAAACTTTTTGCCGATGTAATGGAATCCAAGGGCAGATTCTTCTTTGCGCGCCCGGAAAACCTGCGCTGGGAATATACTACCCCTTTTGTTTCCGGATTCCTGCTCAAAGGACAAACGGGCCTCAAATGGGACGGGACAGACAAGAAAGCAAGCCTGTTCAACACGGAAACTTCCCCGGAAATGGCAATTATATCTGAGCAGATTATGGCCTGGACGACCATGAACATCCCATGGCTGCAATCCCTTTACTCCATTAAAGTCACAAAATATTCCCCGGCAGTGATGGAACTGACCCCGAAATCCGGCAAGACCAGACAATTTTTAAACCTGATCCGCATCTATTTTGCCCCAGAAGCCAGCCACCTCAAGTCCATTGAACTGCACGAACCGGGCGGAGATTACACAAAAATCATCTTTTCCAACGTGCACTTGAACCAAAATTTAGCGCAGGAAATCTTCTTAAAAGAGTAA
- a CDS encoding MMPL family transporter, whose protein sequence is MLPSGENGEIKRDFELLQKAPLAGKVLISISSKRIEEQKLTEIAGDFARRMNTPLLSVQDNSEIDPRAVINFLLQQAPSLTTQADLKKLHELTTTEAIKNNLNETKKQLISPAGMGMRKTLAADPLNLRSIYLQKISSLQNLPRLRISSGQYFIAGKNALLIVADSNIPMTDSKNSPKLLDRFQQIKTSVLAKSKLSETDIRMEMISGHSYTAANSSVIKRDIFTVSIISLCALSLLFFLALRNRGALSIFLAPGVAIMAGLGCCAFIYKDMSAIVIGFGAVLMGISIDFAVHTYFALAEKPQNKPAALRKVGKPVLFGAATSCVSFTALYISGIPGIRQLSLFSVAGIVAAGVYALIFVPRFCNSFPDQQKNQPAFQKTGHKKLLLATAFIILVVSIAAAFSNNFDTELKNLGYISSDLSRTEEHFQDKWGRMRSSSMLFAYGKTMDEALHNNEKAWADISNNLSDMKAVSIAPVLPSAITAQKNRLRWDEFWDGRKSIIEHDLTQQSKKIGFTAHAFTPAINRIYSPAPNLNAKIFRSGPLTSLAKMFLPVSDNSAEEQIITLLPDNEQVLDYYTPQKEKELGVRLVSQSRFKSALEHEMKRDIIKFISCSGIMVTLLIFSLFRNFRRAALALFPAVFGVAVTFGLLGILQIPLNIFHIVALPLVIGLGADYGIFMVFQEIRTPSVWTVKAVKISGLTTLAGFGVLVFAKHPSLHSLGATVAIGISAALCCAVFVLPQLLRLKGEGRV, encoded by the coding sequence ATGCTTCCCAGTGGAGAAAATGGTGAAATCAAACGCGATTTTGAACTACTTCAAAAGGCACCGCTGGCCGGGAAAGTACTCATTTCCATATCCAGTAAAAGGATTGAAGAACAAAAACTCACTGAAATTGCCGGAGATTTCGCCCGCAGAATGAACACCCCACTGCTTTCAGTGCAAGACAATTCCGAAATTGATCCACGCGCGGTCATTAATTTTCTACTGCAACAGGCACCAAGCCTGACAACGCAAGCGGACCTGAAAAAACTGCATGAATTAACCACTACAGAAGCAATAAAAAACAATTTAAACGAGACAAAAAAACAGCTGATATCCCCGGCCGGAATGGGCATGCGCAAAACACTCGCTGCTGACCCGCTTAACCTGCGCTCAATATACCTGCAAAAAATCAGTTCGTTACAGAATCTGCCCCGCCTGAGAATAAGCTCCGGGCAATATTTTATTGCCGGAAAAAATGCACTGCTCATCGTAGCCGACTCAAACATTCCCATGACCGATTCCAAAAACAGTCCCAAGCTTCTGGACCGTTTTCAACAAATAAAGACGAGCGTTTTAGCAAAAAGCAAACTCAGTGAAACTGACATCCGTATGGAAATGATCAGTGGGCACAGCTACACCGCAGCCAACAGCTCGGTCATTAAACGGGACATTTTTACGGTCTCAATTATTTCTCTTTGCGCGCTGTCCCTGCTCTTTTTTCTGGCCCTGCGCAACCGGGGGGCATTGTCAATCTTCCTTGCGCCCGGAGTGGCCATCATGGCCGGACTGGGCTGCTGCGCGTTCATTTATAAAGATATGTCGGCAATCGTCATCGGTTTCGGGGCAGTGCTCATGGGCATTTCCATTGACTTTGCGGTGCACACCTATTTTGCGCTGGCAGAAAAGCCGCAGAATAAGCCCGCAGCCCTGCGCAAGGTCGGCAAACCTGTACTTTTCGGGGCCGCAACATCCTGCGTATCCTTTACCGCCCTGTATATTTCCGGCATTCCGGGCATACGCCAGCTTTCTTTATTTTCCGTAGCCGGGATAGTCGCGGCCGGCGTTTATGCCCTGATCTTTGTGCCCCGCTTCTGCAATTCATTTCCCGACCAGCAAAAAAATCAGCCTGCATTCCAAAAAACAGGCCATAAAAAACTCCTCCTCGCGACTGCTTTTATTATTCTTGTTGTCTCAATTGCAGCCGCATTCAGCAATAATTTTGACACTGAACTTAAAAATCTGGGCTACATTTCCAGTGATCTATCCCGCACCGAAGAACATTTTCAGGACAAATGGGGCCGTATGCGCTCCAGCTCCATGCTCTTTGCTTACGGAAAAACAATGGACGAAGCCCTGCATAACAATGAAAAAGCATGGGCTGACATAAGTAATAACCTCAGTGACATGAAGGCGGTCAGCATCGCACCCGTGCTTCCTTCTGCCATAACGGCCCAGAAAAACAGATTGCGCTGGGACGAATTCTGGGATGGCAGAAAATCAATAATTGAACACGATCTTACTCAGCAATCAAAAAAAATCGGCTTTACAGCCCATGCATTCACCCCGGCAATTAATCGCATTTATAGTCCTGCACCAAACCTGAATGCCAAAATTTTCCGCTCCGGTCCGCTGACTTCACTGGCTAAAATGTTTCTCCCTGTCAGCGATAATAGTGCTGAAGAACAAATCATCACCCTGCTCCCGGACAATGAACAGGTGCTTGATTACTACACCCCGCAAAAAGAAAAAGAACTGGGCGTGCGTCTCGTTTCCCAATCCCGCTTCAAATCAGCACTGGAACATGAAATGAAACGGGACATCATCAAGTTCATCAGCTGTTCCGGGATTATGGTCACCCTGCTTATTTTCAGCCTGTTCCGCAATTTTCGCCGTGCAGCATTAGCCCTTTTCCCGGCAGTTTTCGGGGTGGCGGTGACCTTCGGGTTGCTGGGAATATTGCAGATCCCGCTCAATATTTTTCACATTGTGGCATTACCGCTTGTCATCGGCCTCGGAGCGGATTACGGAATCTTCATGGTTTTTCAGGAAATAAGAACACCCTCCGTATGGACCGTCAAAGCGGTCAAAATATCGGGCCTGACCACTCTGGCAGGCTTCGGGGTTCTGGTATTTGCCAAGCATCCCTCCCTGCATTCGCTGGGAGCAACGGTGGCAATCGGGATCAGCGCAGCCCTGTGCTGCGCGGTTTTCGTGCTGCCGCAATTGCTTAGACTGAAGGGGGAAGGACGTGTGTAA
- a CDS encoding 3-hydroxyacyl-ACP dehydratase FabZ family protein: MELTEHISKSCSDLEKSDAGYTRTYIFKESFPGFDGHFPGNPILPGVIQTMLGQTSSMEALKREFPAEKLSLQSITRCKFLRPIRPMEKLELKLSIKTKGLNHISICSLAVKGDTAATYQLIFAPEGL; this comes from the coding sequence ATGGAACTCACCGAACATATTTCCAAGAGCTGCAGCGATCTTGAAAAATCCGATGCAGGATACACGCGGACATACATTTTCAAGGAATCATTCCCCGGTTTTGACGGACATTTCCCCGGCAATCCCATCCTGCCCGGAGTGATCCAGACCATGCTCGGCCAGACCTCTTCCATGGAAGCCCTTAAGCGCGAGTTCCCGGCTGAAAAACTCAGCCTGCAATCCATAACCCGCTGCAAATTCCTGCGTCCGATACGCCCTATGGAAAAACTTGAACTGAAATTATCCATCAAAACCAAAGGGCTGAACCATATTTCCATCTGCTCACTTGCCGTGAAAGGTGATACCGCCGCCACCTACCAGCTTATCTTCGCACCGGAGGGACTCTAA